A section of the Amycolatopsis sp. AA4 genome encodes:
- a CDS encoding DUF2795 domain-containing protein → MSDVREYLTEVEYPCERDELLRRAAAKGAGDDVIGHLGKLPEQRYENVEAVHRLLGDDVDPHS, encoded by the coding sequence ATGTCTGACGTCCGGGAGTATTTAACCGAAGTCGAGTACCCGTGCGAGCGCGACGAGCTCCTCCGGCGGGCGGCCGCGAAGGGCGCGGGCGACGACGTGATCGGCCATCTCGGCAAGCTGCCCGAACAGCGGTACGAGAACGTGGAGGCGGTGCACCGGCTGCTCGGCGACGACGTCGATCCGCATTCGTG
- a CDS encoding Lsr2 family protein, producing the protein MAQKVLVEMIDDLDGSEAGQTVPFGLDGVQYEIDLSDENAAALRQELSTFIAAARRTGGRKAAVRATAAPTAEERERSKAIRTWALDNNWAIAERGRIPREVIAAYEESQKPEAKPRKRTAKKRAAK; encoded by the coding sequence ATGGCACAGAAAGTCCTCGTCGAGATGATCGACGACCTCGACGGGTCCGAAGCCGGGCAGACCGTCCCCTTCGGACTCGACGGCGTCCAGTACGAAATCGACCTGTCCGACGAAAACGCCGCCGCCCTGCGCCAGGAGCTCTCGACGTTCATCGCCGCGGCCCGCCGCACCGGCGGACGCAAGGCGGCCGTGCGCGCCACGGCCGCGCCGACCGCCGAGGAACGCGAGCGCTCCAAGGCGATCCGCACGTGGGCCCTGGACAACAACTGGGCCATCGCCGAACGCGGCCGCATCCCGCGCGAGGTGATCGCCGCCTACGAGGAAAGCCAGAAACCGGAGGCGAAGCCCCGCAAGCGCACCGCGAAAAAGCGCGCCGCGAAATAA
- a CDS encoding MFS transporter, protein MTPSCRTAATALVLLTVCFAAGAVLPTGILVVPPGFFGLGANPVLISLAVRYAGHAPTLGSSLSVAAFDLGTALASWIGGAALDSGLGTVGPAAVGAVLSALTLVPVLVLAASRRAPPVSSSPR, encoded by the coding sequence TTGACGCCCTCGTGCCGGACCGCCGCCACCGCGCTCGTCCTGCTGACGGTGTGCTTCGCCGCCGGTGCGGTGCTTCCGACCGGGATTCTGGTGGTGCCGCCGGGATTCTTCGGCCTCGGCGCGAACCCGGTCCTGATCTCGCTCGCCGTCCGCTACGCCGGCCACGCGCCGACGCTGGGGTCCTCGCTCAGCGTCGCGGCCTTCGACCTCGGCACCGCGCTCGCGTCGTGGATCGGCGGAGCGGCCCTCGATTCCGGTCTCGGCACGGTCGGGCCGGCGGCGGTGGGTGCGGTCCTCTCGGCCCTGACCTTGGTCCCGGTGCTCGTGCTCGCGGCGAGCCGCCGTGCGCCGCCTGTTTCGTCTTCGCCGCGTTGA
- a CDS encoding cupin domain-containing protein, whose amino-acid sequence MELIPVQDTAKAPAAAFTGDVYVTPLKKGRLIASLVRFAPGARTHWHSHANGQTLHVTEGVGYVVNRAGQVIRMRAGDTAWTPPGEEHWHGGGATTCMAHIAMLEGLEDGDGTTWLEPVTDEQYADAQRAATS is encoded by the coding sequence ATGGAACTCATCCCCGTCCAGGACACCGCCAAAGCCCCGGCGGCGGCATTCACCGGCGACGTCTACGTCACTCCGCTGAAGAAAGGGCGGCTGATCGCCTCGCTCGTGCGATTCGCCCCGGGCGCCCGCACCCATTGGCACTCCCACGCCAACGGCCAGACGCTCCACGTGACCGAAGGCGTCGGCTACGTGGTGAACCGCGCCGGTCAAGTCATCCGGATGCGCGCGGGCGACACCGCCTGGACCCCGCCCGGCGAGGAACACTGGCACGGCGGCGGCGCGACGACCTGCATGGCCCACATCGCGATGCTCGAAGGTCTCGAAGACGGCGACGGCACCACCTGGCTCGAACCCGTCACCGACGAGCAGTACGCCGATGCGCAGCGAGCAGCTACTTCGTAG
- a CDS encoding carboxymuconolactone decarboxylase family protein: MTEPSGAEKMFGGFAPALVRFTDDVLFGQVWQRTELTPKERSLVTVAALTANGNTGQLEYHLGLAKENGNTEAELIEAITHLAFYTGWPQAMAAMAVAKKVFRG, from the coding sequence ATGACAGAACCGTCCGGAGCGGAAAAGATGTTCGGCGGCTTCGCGCCCGCGCTGGTGCGCTTCACCGACGACGTGCTGTTCGGCCAGGTATGGCAACGCACGGAGTTGACCCCGAAGGAACGCAGCCTGGTCACAGTTGCCGCGCTGACCGCGAATGGCAACACCGGGCAGTTGGAATATCACCTCGGCCTGGCCAAGGAGAACGGCAACACCGAGGCCGAGCTGATCGAGGCGATCACGCACCTGGCGTTCTACACCGGCTGGCCGCAAGCGATGGCGGCGATGGCGGTCGCGAAGAAGGTCTTCCGCGGATAA
- a CDS encoding MFS transporter, whose translation MTRAAPPGEAASDFTQPGSATATLLAALLGFFVVTLDAVIVNVALPAVRADLGGGIAGLQWVVDAYTLAFAAFLLSAGSLADRIGAKRAFGWGVGGFVAASAACGLAPSLAMLVGFRLVQGTAAAVVMPSSMALIGQAFPDPVKRGRAVAWWAMGGAVASSAGPVLGGLLTLASWRWIFLVNVPVGAAALVLLVRVGRSARHRAPFDWAGQATGAVAMAALVFGAIDAHRAGPALVVSGIAGVAFAVVQARAKHPMVPPALMRTRAVVVAVVIGFAFMVGYYGMPFVVSLLLQHHGLSALDTGVVFLPMMLTGLVLTPLVPRLVECAGARRVVVSGLLVMTIGLAAVAETAGSAPVWATAALMVLVGLGGPTVIPPVIAVLLAAVPGKQAGIASGVLNTSRQLGGALAVAVFGALLSAGIASGTRVSLLLAAAVAVLAALTAYKGLSRKDRR comes from the coding sequence GTGACCCGGGCGGCCCCGCCGGGCGAGGCGGCCTCGGACTTCACCCAACCGGGCAGCGCGACAGCCACCCTGCTCGCCGCCCTCCTGGGCTTCTTCGTCGTCACCCTCGACGCGGTGATCGTCAACGTCGCGCTGCCCGCCGTCCGGGCGGATCTCGGCGGCGGGATCGCCGGGCTGCAGTGGGTCGTCGACGCTTACACCCTCGCCTTCGCCGCCTTCCTGCTCTCCGCCGGGTCGCTCGCCGACCGGATCGGGGCGAAGCGGGCGTTCGGGTGGGGCGTGGGCGGGTTCGTCGCGGCGTCGGCGGCCTGCGGGCTCGCGCCGTCGCTGGCGATGCTGGTCGGGTTTCGGCTGGTCCAGGGCACCGCGGCGGCGGTGGTGATGCCGTCGTCGATGGCGTTGATCGGGCAGGCCTTCCCGGATCCGGTGAAGCGCGGCCGGGCGGTCGCGTGGTGGGCGATGGGCGGCGCGGTGGCCTCGTCGGCCGGGCCGGTGCTCGGCGGCCTGCTGACGCTCGCGAGCTGGCGGTGGATCTTCCTCGTCAACGTGCCGGTCGGCGCGGCGGCGCTGGTCTTGCTGGTCCGGGTCGGGCGGTCGGCGCGGCATCGGGCGCCGTTCGACTGGGCGGGGCAGGCGACCGGCGCGGTCGCGATGGCGGCGTTGGTGTTCGGGGCGATCGACGCGCACCGGGCCGGGCCGGCGCTGGTGGTGTCCGGGATCGCGGGGGTCGCGTTCGCGGTGGTTCAGGCGCGGGCGAAGCATCCGATGGTGCCGCCGGCGCTGATGCGGACCCGGGCGGTGGTGGTCGCGGTCGTGATCGGGTTCGCCTTCATGGTCGGCTACTACGGAATGCCGTTCGTGGTGAGCCTCCTGCTGCAGCACCACGGGCTGTCGGCGCTGGACACCGGCGTGGTGTTCCTCCCGATGATGCTGACCGGGCTCGTGCTGACGCCGCTCGTGCCCCGGCTGGTCGAGTGCGCGGGTGCCCGGCGAGTGGTGGTGAGTGGGCTGCTGGTGATGACGATCGGGCTCGCCGCCGTCGCGGAGACCGCGGGCAGCGCGCCGGTGTGGGCGACGGCGGCGCTGATGGTGCTGGTCGGCCTCGGCGGTCCGACAGTGATCCCGCCGGTGATCGCGGTGCTGCTGGCCGCGGTGCCGGGAAAACAGGCGGGGATCGCCAGCGGGGTGCTCAACACGAGCCGTCAGCTCGGCGGCGCGCTGGCCGTCGCGGTGTTCGGGGCGCTCCTCTCGGCCGGGATCGCGAGCGGGACTCGCGTCAGCCTGCTGCTGGCCGCCGCGGTAGCCGTGCTCGCTGCTTTGACTGCCTACAAAGGACTGTCGAGAAAGGACAGAAGATGA
- a CDS encoding helix-turn-helix transcriptional regulator translates to MSGKSTEARDFLVTRRAKITPAQAGLSVYGGNRRVPGLRREEVALLAGVSADYYTRLEKGNLAGVSDSVLDAVAAALQLDEAERGYLFDLARAANAAGRAHRNGQRRRPPQRVSPIVQRILDSMTTTAAFVRNGRLDILATNPLARALYSPAFDSPTRTSEHTPPNLARFGFLDPAAHDFFPDYPKSCRTSVAILRTEAGRDPHDKSLSDLVGELCTRSDDFRTRWAAHDVRLHRTGVKDFRHPAVGELTLDFEAMQLTTDPSLTLTAYTAAPGSAAEESLRLLASWAATEIAAGPSRAR, encoded by the coding sequence ATGAGCGGCAAGAGCACCGAGGCCCGGGACTTCCTGGTCACCCGCCGGGCCAAGATCACGCCCGCGCAGGCCGGGCTGAGCGTCTACGGCGGCAATCGCCGGGTGCCGGGCCTGCGCCGCGAGGAGGTGGCGCTGCTCGCGGGCGTCTCCGCCGACTACTACACCCGTCTCGAGAAAGGCAACCTCGCCGGGGTGTCCGACAGCGTGCTCGACGCCGTCGCCGCCGCGCTCCAGCTCGACGAGGCCGAACGCGGTTACCTCTTCGACCTCGCCCGCGCCGCCAACGCCGCCGGGCGGGCGCACCGCAACGGGCAGCGGAGGCGTCCTCCGCAGCGCGTCAGCCCGATCGTGCAGCGCATTCTCGATTCGATGACCACCACCGCCGCTTTCGTCCGCAACGGGCGGCTCGACATCCTCGCCACCAACCCGCTCGCCCGCGCGCTCTACTCCCCCGCCTTCGACAGCCCGACCCGCACCAGCGAGCACACCCCGCCCAACCTGGCCCGCTTCGGGTTCCTCGACCCCGCCGCCCACGATTTCTTCCCCGACTACCCCAAGTCCTGCCGCACGTCCGTCGCCATCCTGCGCACCGAGGCCGGCCGCGATCCGCACGACAAGAGCCTCTCCGACCTCGTCGGCGAGCTCTGCACCCGCAGCGACGATTTCCGCACCCGCTGGGCCGCGCACGACGTCCGCCTCCACCGCACCGGCGTCAAGGACTTCCGGCACCCGGCGGTCGGCGAGCTGACGCTCGACTTCGAGGCCATGCAGCTCACCACCGACCCCAGCCTCACCCTGACCGCCTACACCGCCGCGCCCGGCTCCGCGGCCGAGGAATCGCTCCGGCTCCTCGCCAGCTGGGCGGCCACCGAAATCGCCGCGGGACCGAGCCGCGCGCGGTAG
- a CDS encoding nitroreductase family protein — protein MEFQEVVRRRRMVRKFTGEPVSEESIRRIMRNALRGPSAGFSQGQAFLVLQGDDVRRFAGTLESWTLDDNVKSAPVIVIPFSVKDAYLDRYAQPDKGWTDRSEDHWPVPFWYIDTGMAVLLILQTVVDEGLGAVYFGIGAQDFDRLRAEFGVPDTHEPIGAIAIGHDADAKISPGASPATRRRKPESETVHFGQW, from the coding sequence ATGGAGTTTCAGGAAGTCGTGCGGCGCAGGCGGATGGTGCGCAAGTTCACCGGCGAACCCGTCTCCGAGGAGAGCATCCGCCGGATCATGCGCAACGCGCTGCGCGGCCCGTCCGCCGGATTCTCGCAGGGCCAAGCGTTCCTCGTCCTGCAGGGCGACGACGTGCGCCGATTCGCCGGCACCCTCGAATCCTGGACGCTGGACGACAACGTCAAGTCCGCGCCGGTGATCGTGATCCCGTTCTCGGTGAAGGACGCGTACCTCGACCGCTACGCCCAGCCGGACAAGGGCTGGACCGACCGCAGCGAGGACCACTGGCCGGTGCCGTTCTGGTACATCGACACCGGCATGGCCGTCCTGCTCATCCTGCAGACCGTCGTCGACGAGGGCCTCGGCGCGGTGTACTTCGGCATCGGCGCGCAGGATTTCGACCGGCTGCGCGCCGAATTCGGCGTCCCCGACACCCACGAGCCAATCGGCGCGATCGCCATCGGCCACGACGCGGACGCCAAGATCTCCCCGGGCGCGTCCCCCGCCACCCGCCGCCGGAAGCCGGAAAGCGAGACTGTCCACTTCGGACAGTGGTAA
- a CDS encoding Pls/PosA family non-ribosomal peptide synthetase: MDLTEYPTARPGPAPDTEEAFAQVMADVTGQENVSADSNFFADLGANSLVLAQFCARVRKRADLPAVSIKDIYRNPTIASLVSALSETGEAPAEEPEPAPAAPPKRASRLEYLGCGILQLAVFLAYSFLVAQVLGAGTDWILAGSGVLSYYLRAVGFGAAVLVILCTLPIALKWLLVGRWKPAEIRVWSLGYVRFWVVKTLVQRNLLVPLFAGSPLYSLYLRALGAKIGKGVTIFSRHVPVCTDLLTVGEGTVVCKDTFFPTYRAERGVIRTGPVAIGAHAYVGEMSVLDVETRIGDHAQLGHASSLHAGQAVPRGQSWHGVPAVPADVQYRRVEPRACGSVRRAFFAVRQALTAVFFLAPFVLGLLAFVLTTLPNLSPAMGLGSAVIDFTYPKFYWKALVVSFILYFGLRLAGFLIVTLVPRLLNLALKPGEVYRLYTLRYTAHRAIRVLTNPRFFKTLLGDSSAIVHFLRAAGCKVSKEEQTGSNFGLEEKYENPYLFEAGAGTMIADGLSVVNAEYTSTSFRLSRVRVGARNFLGNHVVYPAGARTGDNCLLATKVLVPLDGPVREGVGLLGSPSFEIPRSVERDSQFDHPKTPEEFRRRLAAKTRHNAGGMLLYTLSQWLFFYGLLLLTWASDVYYDLIGPPLFAIDTLAFLLYGVVYFVAVERITVLVRPLRPVSCSIYDRRFWRQERFWKAAATNAHLRAFDGTPFKRAVWRLLGVKVGKRLFDDGAMIIEKTLVRMGDDVTLNAGSVVQCHSQEDGGFKMDRISIGNGCTVGVGALVHYGVTMGDGSSLAPDSFLMKGAEVPEHAQWGGNPAQEIRAARRLPAGKS; this comes from the coding sequence ATGGATCTCACCGAGTACCCGACCGCCCGCCCCGGTCCGGCACCCGACACCGAGGAAGCATTCGCCCAGGTGATGGCCGACGTCACCGGGCAGGAAAACGTCTCGGCCGACAGCAACTTCTTCGCCGATCTCGGGGCCAACTCGCTCGTGCTGGCACAGTTCTGCGCACGAGTGCGCAAGCGTGCCGATCTTCCCGCCGTCTCCATCAAGGACATTTACCGGAATCCGACCATCGCGAGTCTCGTCTCCGCTTTGTCCGAGACCGGCGAAGCCCCCGCCGAGGAGCCGGAGCCGGCCCCCGCGGCTCCGCCGAAGCGGGCGAGCCGGCTCGAATACCTCGGCTGCGGAATCCTGCAGCTGGCGGTCTTCCTGGCCTATTCCTTCCTCGTGGCCCAGGTGCTCGGCGCGGGAACCGACTGGATCCTGGCCGGTTCCGGCGTGCTCTCCTACTACCTGCGCGCGGTCGGTTTCGGCGCCGCGGTGCTGGTGATTCTGTGCACCCTTCCGATCGCGCTCAAATGGCTCCTCGTCGGCCGGTGGAAACCGGCGGAGATCCGCGTGTGGAGCCTCGGCTACGTCCGGTTCTGGGTGGTCAAGACGCTCGTGCAGCGAAACCTGCTGGTCCCGCTCTTCGCCGGGTCCCCGCTCTACTCGCTGTACCTGCGCGCGCTGGGGGCGAAGATCGGCAAGGGCGTCACGATCTTTTCGCGGCACGTGCCGGTGTGCACCGACCTGCTCACCGTCGGGGAAGGCACGGTGGTCTGCAAGGACACCTTCTTCCCCACGTATCGCGCGGAGCGCGGGGTGATCCGGACCGGACCGGTAGCGATCGGCGCGCACGCGTACGTCGGCGAGATGTCGGTCCTCGACGTCGAGACCCGGATCGGCGACCACGCCCAGCTCGGGCACGCCTCGTCCCTGCACGCCGGGCAGGCGGTGCCGCGGGGGCAGAGCTGGCACGGCGTGCCCGCCGTCCCCGCCGACGTGCAGTACCGGCGGGTCGAACCGCGCGCCTGCGGAAGCGTCCGGCGGGCGTTCTTCGCCGTGCGCCAGGCGCTGACCGCGGTGTTCTTCCTGGCCCCGTTCGTGCTCGGCCTGCTCGCCTTCGTGCTGACCACGCTGCCGAACCTCAGCCCGGCGATGGGGCTCGGCTCGGCCGTCATCGACTTCACCTACCCGAAGTTCTACTGGAAAGCCCTCGTCGTCTCCTTCATCCTGTACTTCGGCCTGCGGCTCGCCGGCTTCCTGATCGTCACGCTCGTGCCGCGGCTGCTGAACCTCGCCCTGAAACCCGGTGAGGTCTACCGCCTCTACACCCTTCGCTACACCGCACACCGCGCCATCCGCGTGCTCACGAACCCGCGGTTCTTCAAAACCCTCCTCGGCGACAGCTCGGCCATCGTGCACTTCCTGCGCGCGGCCGGCTGCAAGGTCTCCAAGGAAGAACAGACCGGGTCCAATTTCGGGCTCGAGGAGAAATACGAGAACCCGTACCTCTTCGAGGCCGGGGCGGGCACGATGATCGCCGACGGCCTCTCGGTGGTCAACGCCGAGTACACCAGCACCTCCTTCCGGCTCTCCCGGGTGCGCGTAGGGGCGCGGAACTTCCTCGGCAACCACGTCGTCTACCCGGCCGGGGCCAGGACCGGCGACAACTGCCTGCTCGCCACGAAGGTCCTGGTGCCGCTCGACGGCCCGGTGCGCGAGGGCGTCGGGCTGCTGGGCTCCCCCAGCTTCGAGATCCCGCGCTCGGTGGAGCGCGACAGCCAGTTCGACCACCCGAAGACGCCGGAGGAATTCCGGCGCAGGCTGGCCGCCAAGACGCGGCACAACGCCGGGGGCATGCTGCTGTACACGCTGTCCCAGTGGCTGTTCTTCTACGGGCTGCTGCTGCTCACCTGGGCCTCGGACGTCTACTACGACCTGATCGGCCCTCCGCTGTTCGCGATCGACACGCTGGCCTTCCTGCTGTACGGCGTCGTCTACTTCGTCGCGGTCGAACGGATCACCGTCCTCGTCCGGCCGCTGCGCCCGGTCTCGTGCTCGATCTACGACCGGCGGTTCTGGCGGCAGGAACGGTTCTGGAAGGCGGCCGCGACCAACGCCCACCTGCGCGCGTTCGACGGGACCCCGTTCAAGCGCGCCGTATGGCGGCTGCTGGGCGTCAAGGTCGGGAAGCGGCTGTTCGACGACGGGGCGATGATCATCGAAAAGACGTTGGTGCGCATGGGAGACGACGTCACGCTCAACGCCGGCTCCGTCGTGCAGTGCCATTCGCAGGAGGACGGCGGTTTCAAGATGGACCGCATCTCCATCGGCAACGGGTGCACGGTCGGCGTCGGAGCGCTGGTGCACTACGGCGTGACGATGGGCGACGGGTCGAGCCTCGCCCCCGATTCCTTCCTCATGAAGGGCGCCGAAGTCCCGGAACACGCGCAGTGGGGCGGAAACCCCGCGCAGGAGATCCGGGCGGCCCGCCGCCTGCCGGCGGGCAAATCGTGA
- a CDS encoding amino acid adenylation domain-containing protein translates to MRTGLGAVREHWREVLAAGGRTSVPRWTLDAGSAVGDHETPVPRGTGAALRQLADRLRVPLSSVLLAAHAKVLAALSGEAEVCTGYVAEPGGAPLPCRLSTESGTWRELIEYVARIDAQTLAFKDFPVDELRAELGILAPPFETVFDPTGTAGDLAGDTVLRLDVSPDLETLRLRFRTEVLDSEAAERILGYHLSALTLIRTDVTAPHRETTLLSAAELKLQLEGLAGPHVEVPDLRCHELFQRSVARNPDAIAAVHGDRQWTYRELNGRANRLARALVARGLRREGVVAVVTERNLDWMAAVLAVFKAGGVYLPIEPHFPTDRIATTLRRADCELVLTEPGSTTTLRKAVESLPGVRTLFVDAAYEEDHSEDDLGIAVDAGQLAYIYFTSGSTGEPKGAMCEHAGMVNHLYAKINDLGITEDSVVAQVAPQCFDISLWQLVSALLVGGRTLLIEQDAILDADRFVDKLGRGGVSVLQVVPSYLEVVLSAVDKNPVALPDLRCVSVTGEALKTELAQRWFATMPDIKLVNAYGLTETSDDTNHEVMDRAPTRERVPLGPPVQNVRVYVVDDQLQPVPLGAPGEIVFSGVCVGRGYVNDPERTARAFTTDPHRPDARLYRSGDHGRWLPEGKLEFLGRRDSQVKIRGFRIEIGEIENTLLRVPGVRDGAVVVAERGQGKRLVAFYSSREQLDLELVREQLGAALPEYMLPSAFHWREQLPLTANGKIDKKNLAALAVELDAAEEDYDAPVTGTEQRLAETWARVLGIRAGQVGRRDHFFDRGGTSLSAVKLAIALDRAVSIKDVAKHPVLADLAELIDSRSGSPS, encoded by the coding sequence ATGAGAACCGGACTGGGAGCGGTTCGCGAGCATTGGCGCGAAGTACTCGCCGCCGGCGGCCGCACCAGCGTCCCGCGCTGGACGCTGGACGCCGGCTCCGCCGTCGGCGACCACGAAACGCCGGTCCCCCGGGGGACCGGCGCCGCGCTGCGGCAGCTGGCCGACCGGCTGCGCGTGCCGCTGAGCTCGGTGCTGCTCGCCGCGCACGCCAAGGTCCTCGCCGCCCTGTCCGGCGAGGCCGAGGTGTGCACCGGCTACGTCGCCGAACCGGGCGGAGCGCCGCTGCCCTGCCGGCTGAGCACCGAATCCGGGACCTGGCGCGAGCTGATCGAGTACGTCGCGCGGATCGACGCGCAGACCCTGGCCTTCAAGGACTTCCCGGTCGACGAGCTGCGCGCCGAACTCGGCATCCTCGCGCCGCCGTTCGAAACGGTCTTCGACCCGACCGGCACCGCCGGCGACCTCGCCGGGGACACGGTGCTGCGGCTGGACGTCTCGCCGGATCTCGAGACGCTCCGGCTCCGCTTCCGCACCGAGGTGCTCGATTCCGAAGCGGCCGAACGCATCCTCGGCTATCACCTGAGCGCGCTCACGCTGATCCGCACCGACGTCACCGCCCCGCACCGCGAAACGACGCTGCTGTCGGCCGCCGAGCTCAAGCTGCAGCTGGAAGGGCTCGCCGGACCGCACGTCGAGGTGCCGGACCTGCGTTGCCACGAGCTGTTCCAGCGCAGCGTCGCCCGGAATCCGGACGCGATCGCCGCGGTGCACGGCGACCGGCAGTGGACGTACCGCGAGCTGAACGGGCGCGCGAACCGCCTGGCGAGGGCTCTGGTGGCGCGCGGGCTGCGCCGCGAGGGCGTCGTCGCGGTGGTGACCGAACGCAATCTGGACTGGATGGCCGCCGTGCTCGCCGTGTTCAAGGCGGGCGGGGTGTATCTGCCGATCGAGCCGCATTTCCCGACCGACCGCATCGCGACCACGCTGCGGCGGGCCGACTGCGAACTGGTGCTGACCGAACCGGGCAGCACGACCACGCTGCGCAAGGCGGTCGAATCGCTGCCCGGCGTGCGCACCTTGTTCGTGGACGCCGCGTACGAGGAGGACCATTCCGAAGACGACCTCGGCATCGCCGTCGACGCCGGCCAGCTCGCCTACATCTACTTCACCTCGGGCTCCACCGGCGAGCCGAAGGGCGCGATGTGCGAGCACGCCGGGATGGTCAACCACCTCTACGCCAAGATCAACGACCTCGGCATCACCGAGGATTCGGTGGTGGCGCAGGTCGCGCCGCAGTGCTTCGACATCTCGTTGTGGCAGCTGGTTTCCGCGCTGCTGGTCGGCGGGAGGACGCTGCTGATCGAACAGGACGCGATCCTCGACGCCGACCGGTTCGTGGACAAACTCGGCCGCGGCGGGGTTTCGGTGCTGCAGGTCGTGCCGTCGTATCTCGAGGTCGTCCTGTCCGCGGTGGACAAGAACCCGGTCGCGCTGCCGGACCTGCGCTGCGTTTCGGTGACCGGCGAGGCGCTCAAGACCGAGCTGGCGCAGCGCTGGTTCGCCACGATGCCGGACATCAAGCTGGTCAACGCGTACGGCCTCACCGAAACCTCGGACGACACCAACCACGAGGTGATGGACCGCGCGCCGACGCGGGAGCGCGTGCCGCTCGGGCCGCCGGTGCAGAACGTGCGCGTGTACGTGGTCGACGACCAGCTCCAGCCGGTCCCGCTCGGCGCGCCCGGCGAGATCGTGTTCTCCGGGGTGTGCGTCGGCCGCGGCTACGTCAACGACCCGGAGCGCACCGCGCGGGCGTTCACCACCGACCCGCACCGTCCGGACGCCCGGCTCTACCGCAGCGGCGACCACGGCCGCTGGCTTCCGGAAGGAAAGCTGGAATTCCTCGGCAGGCGCGATTCGCAGGTCAAAATCCGCGGCTTCCGGATCGAGATCGGCGAAATCGAGAACACGCTGCTGCGGGTGCCCGGGGTGCGCGACGGCGCGGTGGTCGTGGCCGAACGCGGGCAGGGCAAGCGGCTGGTCGCGTTCTACTCCAGCCGGGAGCAGCTCGACCTCGAGCTGGTGCGGGAACAGCTCGGCGCCGCGCTGCCCGAATACATGCTGCCCTCGGCGTTCCACTGGCGGGAGCAGTTGCCGTTGACCGCCAACGGAAAGATCGACAAGAAGAACCTCGCCGCGCTGGCCGTCGAACTCGACGCCGCGGAAGAGGACTACGACGCACCGGTCACCGGCACCGAACAACGGCTCGCCGAGACCTGGGCGCGGGTGCTCGGGATCCGGGCCGGCCAGGTCGGCCGCCGGGACCACTTCTTCGACCGCGGCGGCACGTCGCTGTCCGCGGTGAAGCTCGCGATCGCGCTCGACCGCGCGGTCTCGATCAAGGACGTCGCCAAGCACCCCGTGCTCGCCGACCTGGCCGAGCTGATCGACAGCCGGTCCGGCTCCCCCTCCTGA
- a CDS encoding TauD/TfdA family dioxygenase, whose product MSLSKFLPKASPPEPDFCPGLPAVLRAEAGGDPAGWASTHRETVRRLVAEYGAVLVRGLGLADRTAVAAVFGRLTDLLTTEREAFAPRTAYPGGVHSSTEWPPNQPMCMHHELSYTLEFPGLLLFACVSPPSSGGVTGVSDSTAVLAALPAGLRARFERDGWLLTRSFNDEIGASVAEAFGTEDRSAVEKYCRANGIEFEWQPDGGLRTRQRRRAVVGHPVTGRACWFNQIAFLNEWTMAPEVHEYLVDIYGADGLPFNTRFGNGDPIGEDVVHLLNEVYEEHTVREPWQAGDLLLVDNVRTAHSREAYEGPREVLVGLADPVRLSDCSLAAEGKNQ is encoded by the coding sequence ATGTCGTTGTCCAAATTCCTGCCGAAGGCTTCCCCGCCCGAGCCCGATTTCTGTCCCGGGCTGCCCGCGGTGCTGCGGGCCGAGGCGGGCGGCGACCCGGCCGGCTGGGCGAGCACGCACCGGGAGACGGTGCGAAGACTCGTCGCCGAATACGGCGCGGTGCTCGTCCGCGGTCTCGGGCTCGCCGACCGGACCGCGGTCGCGGCCGTGTTCGGGAGGCTGACCGACCTGCTCACGACCGAGCGGGAGGCGTTCGCGCCGCGCACGGCGTACCCGGGCGGGGTGCACTCCTCGACGGAATGGCCGCCGAACCAGCCGATGTGCATGCACCACGAACTCAGCTACACCCTCGAATTCCCCGGCCTGCTGCTGTTCGCCTGCGTCAGCCCGCCGTCCTCGGGCGGGGTCACCGGGGTCAGCGATTCCACCGCCGTGCTGGCCGCGCTGCCCGCCGGCCTGCGCGCCCGGTTCGAACGCGACGGCTGGCTGCTCACCCGGAGCTTCAACGACGAGATCGGGGCGTCGGTCGCCGAGGCGTTCGGCACCGAGGACCGGTCCGCGGTCGAGAAGTACTGCCGCGCCAACGGGATCGAGTTCGAATGGCAGCCCGACGGCGGCCTGCGCACGCGGCAGCGCCGCCGGGCGGTCGTCGGGCATCCGGTCACCGGCCGGGCGTGCTGGTTCAACCAGATCGCCTTCCTCAACGAGTGGACGATGGCCCCCGAGGTGCACGAGTACCTGGTCGACATCTACGGGGCCGACGGCCTGCCGTTCAACACGCGCTTCGGCAACGGCGACCCGATCGGCGAGGACGTCGTGCACCTGCTCAACGAGGTGTACGAGGAACACACCGTCCGCGAACCGTGGCAGGCGGGAGACCTGCTGCTGGTAGACAACGTCCGCACCGCGCACAGCCGCGAGGCCTACGAGGGCCCGCGCGAGGTGCTCGTCGGGCTGGCCGACCCGGTGCGGCTTTCCGACTGCTCGCTCGCTGCTGAGGGGAAAAACCAGTGA